The nucleotide sequence CATTTGAATATAAGCTTGGAGGAGGTGCTTGGGAACAGTCTGAGTACACTGTACATGGATTTTCTAACGAAGAAACCCGAGCATGCGGAGCTTCATATGGTTTCGCAATAATACTTTGACTTGTCAGAAACTTTGGTGTTTCTGTTACTAAGTCACTCAGAGTCTCCAATCTAACCTGAGAGCAAAATAATCATTCGACATTAAAACCatttaaacagaaaaataaaactgatcCGGCTAGAATAAGAGTGCTTACTAAGACTAGATCATTGCCACTCTCCTGCATCGCTTCAATGACATCCTTATCAATTCCTTCACGGATGGTAGAGTTTTCAGAAGACTTCTCGTATTTCACCTGATCTGTACTTATACTTCGAGCTGAACTAGGCAACACCATCACCACTGCCTTCTCAATCTCCGGAGTTTCATCAACATCATTTCGGTTCAAGGGTTTATTCTTGTTACCATTTTGGTCGATAGTAGAAGCTGAAGATTTGATTTTCTCGACCCCTTTCACCAGAACATTAGTAGGACCTTTGGCTGGTTTAATCTTCAGTTCTGGAAGGGATGCAATTTTTGCTATATCATAGTTAACAATGGCAGATAGTTTCTTTATCTCAGGAGCATCAGATACTTTTTTTGATACTACCGTGCGTCGTGGCCTCATTGAAGCACTTGGTACACTATTATTACCAATTTTGGGTTCTGATAACCGTCTTGTCCTCGAAACCAACTTATTCTGACTATCAAGACTCACTCTGGTTTCTCTCTTAGACAGAGGTAATGGTGAAATCGACCTGGTCAGCCTATTTCCTGTTGCTAAGATTTCTCTTTTAGATGGAGGTAACTGTGATATCGACCTTGCTAGCATATTTCCTGTTGATTTACTGACGGAAGTCTGTTTACTATTCTTGGGGAATTTCAGAGAGTCATCTGACCCTAATGAAGCAGTTCTTCTGGGAAGACGTTGAAGAGGTGATAATGAACCTGGTTCACAGTCACTAAACTTAGAGGCTCTAGGAGCGCCGGGAGAAAACTTGTTTAGCAttggttttcttgtttgttgtgCAGGCAACTTTGACTGACTTACTGTTGAGTTGCTTTTAGAAGCAATCCGCTTTTGCCTTTCTATTTTCAGAGCTTCAATGCgcttcctctcttcctcttcctaaAACAAGAAGGGATGGTAATAAGAGGTATGATATAAAGTTTCAATTACAAGTTGGCTTATATCCTTTGAGATTGTGCTATCTAGATGATTAGTTAAAAAAGAAGTTATATCATCAAATTGGTTAAGCAGAGATTTTACCTTCTCCTTTTTCATTTTCTGGAGGTCAGCTTTGAAACTTCTAAGCTTGTCAGCACGTGCTCTTGCTTCATCTAAAGGGCTCATCTTTGTGGGTCGTCCTTTCCGTATTGGCCCTGAAGCCTTCCTCTTATCTGCAGCATCTTTAGAAAGTCTTGATTTTGGATCCTTCGCAGACTTCTTAGCACCTCCAGCTGCCTCGTTATTCTTCTTCAAAGTTTTGGATCCAAACTCTAGTGCAGGATCATACCCAGCTGATAACTTCTCTGTTTCCCGTTCTGGTATCAGGCTCAGATCATGAGGCTCATAATTGACCTGCTTTCTTTCATTTCCATCAGTTTGGTGGCACGGAGAGATCTCTGATCCGATGTCTATAGCATTTCTCTTATGTCTTCCAGCTTCATCTAGCGCTGCAGATCCCCGAGCAACAATATAAGAGTCATCATCCATGATAAATGATGATCTCTTATCCAGACCATTCCCTGGATTATCAAATCCATTCAAGTTGAGAGGATCAGAAGAATTCTCAAAACCATTTCCTCTGTGGTGTACCATAAAAGAGTCGCTAGATCCCCTGATTCTACGAGTCACACTACCATTCCGAATGTCAGATGTATCTCTTTCTTGATATTTTCCTGATTCACGTTCATCATATGCCAAAGGATCATACTTCCCTGTACCTTGCCTCTTCTTCCCTGCAATTTCCTTTTCCATCATATGGTCACTGGTACGTTCATCTCTATCGGCATCTTGCAATAAATAAGTCTGAAAGGCCTGCCAATCCCCAGTGTCAGCCTCTGTTCCTTCGGTTGCTCTCTCTTTACCATTGTAACATTCTCCTCTTGCCACTTCTTCATGATTGTCATCAGCATCAGATTCTGTTCCTGAATGATCTTGTTTCTttgaattaatataatttatattccGAATCACCACCTTCCCCGATTTCCTTCTTCTACctgattttcctttttctctttcgtCATCCTCTGATTCGGAGTCCTCGCTACAAGATGAATGATGTTTCCGGGCCTTTCTTTGGCCAGAACTACGTCTAGAATCATCGGTAGACGGATAGGGAGATGGATATGGACTAGCTCCTGGATAGCTCTGGTAATACGGCATCCCATGCATCGTATATCCTTGAAATACAGGAAAGGTACCCGGTGGCGAGTGAACTGGCCAGGGTGCATACATCGGCTGTGGGTGTTGCCCTTGCACATATTCTTGATTTCCATTTGGTTTATTATCTGTAGGAGACTTTGCATCTGAATACAAGAAGTAACTTGAAATAAATATCAATTGTGCGAAAGCAATGCCAAATGATGCAAGAAAAGATATTCAACTCTCAGCTACAATGACACATAAAGGATCATCTTACCGCTATTTTCAGGTGTCCCAGGCATATTAGCACCATTTGCGAATATAATCCCTGATTCGTTCATTGCAGAGAAGTTTGGCTGTGTTGCTATTACTTCTGTTGCTTCAATTTCAACCCACTGGCCAGTTTCATGCTTTTTCTTCCACAAGTCGATGAATTTCAAACATGCATCCCTGTAACATTGTTGAAGTCATATATGGGAACTAAGTCTATGAAAATATTCTTTCAAATTTGAACATCTTAATGAATATGAGATTATTGGTGTAAAATATAATCTACTCACATCAAACGAGTGGCTCCAAAAGTTTTGGCGAAAGATATTAGAGGGATCATATCATCAGTCTCAAAACCAGCTGCCACAGCACGTGCAAAGGCCATTCCTTGTTCTTTCTGCAACATTATCTTCCGCGTCTCCAGAACTTTCAGAACTTGAGCTCTGATAACAATTCCACatattaacaattaaataaataactactCTCTTTCTTAAACACAATGAAAACAATTATCTCTCATGCAAAGGGGTATTACCTAGAGTTTTCATCTGATGCAGTAGACCGATTTGCTTGCTTTGGATGTGAATCAGGCTATTATGTATGAAAGAAGATGACATAAGTTGTTTGgtccaaaaatagaaagatgagaagaaaaaccttataaaaaccatTTCACTTATATTAACCTCGTAAAGGACAATAGCTTTCTCTTCGTTGAGCTGTAGCAAAGGCCTGCTACCTGATTCACATTTTCACATATTTATGAAACCGAAAGATCTAGAGCCAAGATGCATACATTTCTCCATTTTATGAGTTGAGATAGTGTAACATGTTTGATACCAAAGCTTTAAGCATAGAGGgtcataaattaaaaatataattgctATAGCGTAGTACCTTCCATGCTATCTGCTTTTTTTCCTCTCTGATTACCTCCCACCtgtttaaacaaatttaattaaatacttATAACAATACCCCAAACAAAGTATTCAAAAATCCACAGTATACTTACAACAGCCAGTGCCGTTTCACAGTTGTTCTGAATTTTAATAGCTTCCTTGATCTGTATGATCTCAGTTTCTAAAGTGTAAACACGTTCTATGACTTCCGGAGTGCTCACAAATCGAACAAAcctaaacaagaacaaaagaagaaaacactcTCATCTCAAAGTGTCCAAAATCCCAACACAAGATGCTCCACAGAAAGACCACTAATTTATATGATAGATACCTTTCAACTGTTCCTTTAGTAAACCAAGCTGCATTGTCACTAGCTTCAGGCTTGAGAATAATCGAGTAGCCACCTTTTTCTAATTGATCTTTTGCAGTCTTTAAATGAGCAAGAAAAGGATCAAGCAACCCTGTAGCTATTTTCTCAGTCTTTCCATTAGCTGTTACCAACAGATCACAcctgaaaccaaattaaatataaaaactcaaatcacttTTGATCTTATGAAGCAATCCAAAAAAATCCATTCTTTCGATTTCCATTCAACAATTCTGCTTATGTAAAGCTCAAGAAAACAAGTGCTAACacaaataaagagagaaatcaGTCTACCATTAGCTGTTACCAACCTAATTAATGcaaagaaaaagactaaatttttGGTTGTAATTTTGGTAACAAACCTATACAAAATTCAACGACTTTGATCTTCTTATTAATAAGTAAACCAAAAAATGCTTTCAGACTTCCACATAACAATTTCTCACAAAACTAATAAACTTTTCTCAACACTTTGACGAGTTTTGATCTTATGAAGGAACACAAAAATGCAACCTTTCGACTTCTACACAACAACTCATTCACAAAAGCAAGACACAATTCAACATTTTGACGACTTTTGATCTTTATCAAAGAACCTAAAAATGTAATCTTTCGACATTTCTTAAAACAATTTCACACAAAACTAACACAAAAGTTCAACAATTTAACGACTCCTGATCCTATCAAATTATCAacgaacccaaaaaaaatgcaATCTTTCGACTTCCATACAGCAATTTCAAACGAAACTAGCACAAAGATTTAACATTTTggatcaataaaaaaaaattaatttaccgGGTTCGAGTGGGAGTGAGCTGAAAAGCAACTGAGTCAAGCCGCGTCGAAGATTTCATCGCTAAATtatccaaagatctttaaacttttttgcttcttcagaTTAGTAAATCATCCAAAGAGACATTAAATTGCagaaatgagagagaaagagagagaagcttttgtgttttgtctccaTTGTCTGTGCTTTGGATTCCAGCTGGAAGAGTGAGAGCGAATTTTCCGAGGAAGTGTGGATACGAAAAGGTAAAATTACGAAACATTTGAGGGCAAAATCGGGAATTTATATGTGATCGATCACTTGTGAGACCGTGTGAGTGAGTGAGTAGTAGTTGTATCGTATCAACTAGTGTTCATTACACGACACAGCATATACTACTATGTAATCAATCATCGGCTTGATAGtaacgttctttttttttttgtcatctgaattATATTATTGAACTTGTTTTAGAACCCACGAAGAATACAAATGCCCAAACGAGGGAAGCTAAAGCCAGCGGACCACAGATATGTCTCTGGAGTCTTAAACCCTATGGAAGGGAAACTAAAACCACCAATACAACACAGAAAATTTCAAACCCATAATGAAGGAGGACAAACCCTTACACCAAAGACAGAGACCAAAAGGCTAAAATCCTAGGAGATACACTAGActtaagaaagcaaaaaactTTTCTCGAGAAGCTCCTGCGAAAGAGATTTACCAAGAGTGCCCTCGACCAACCCGAAGATAACATCTACCACCTCCTATCAAGATGAGAGCTGATCTCTCAACACTAAGAACTTCAGAACCCAGCAAGCAAACACACTAAGAGAACCTCAAATATGCTTCTGGGTGCGACGACGACGTCTGATGCACCTTTTTACGTCTAGCTAGAAGCCTTCAAAAGGAAAACCAATCTACACAGATCTGGAAAGCAAGTACAAGGAGCGAAGCTAAGCCCTTGAATACCATCAAACTCTAGAGCAAGAAAGACGATAGCTCAAGCCTGCTAACAACCACAGCGAGCAACACCAAGGAGAAGAGAACCTGCAGACTTAGAGACCTAACACATCTTAACACAAAACAAAGCCTCTGCTTAGGAAGAGAGTGAACCAAAAGGGAACCACTGACTGAAACGATGAGACAGGGATTGAGAGGAAAGGCAATGGCTGGACGAGATCCTACAACCACTCTACACGTCGCTTAGAGGCAATGAAAAGTACAAGAGCGGCTAAGAGATCTGTTACAGGAACAAGCAAACCACAATGTCATTATTCTTTGAGCCAACCGTTGATCTTTGAGATCCGGGACCAACGCCTTTGCTGTAATCAGAAACCTTCACAGATCTAGCCTCTCTAACCGCTTCCTCAACACACACCAGATCATCAATCGAAACAGACCAAATAATTCTCCAAACGAAGGTTGAAAAAAATCTGCAAACAAGACTAAAACAACTAACCACACAGAGATAACACCACCAAAATAAAACCACCGTTCACATCAAAGGATTCAGGAGACAAGGCTGGCTAGAGAACATCCAACCACGAGCAAGCTCTGCCATCatacttcttcttccaattccGATCTGGTTCAGATCCGGTGAGAAATTACTCCACACAAAGCCGCAAGAGGAAAGCAATAGACTAAAACGAGGGAGAGGCCAGAGCCAGTGCTATAGAAGCCACCGCTCTCCAGCCTCGAATCAGAAATTTTGGTCGGAGGCGGTGGCTGAGTgtagagagagtttttttttttttaaagtaggGTTTTTTTATCGATGAACCTTGGCTTGATAGTAACATTCATGgcttcactttttatttttatttttattttttttatctctcaaCGGTAATATtagttgtatatttttaaaattaaataaacaatggTATAAtttttagagaatttgttagaaatgtaTTTCTtgagatatattttaaaaatatatatatttttggtcatttttattttttctcttttttacacaatttccatatattaaattagtttttagaatattttttttaggtttaggttttttattttatatttaaggtATAGTTTTGGAAAGGTAGGGTTTAGTGTTTTGATTTtaaggtttagaatttagtcatttgtatataaaaaatgagtatttttaaaaatagatactATAAATAGGTATTTTTAAAAGgtgacatagaaaaaaaagatatttttgaaaatgccaCATGTCTTTATAGGAAGCCTAGTACAAAAAGATATTTAACTTggtgaagtgactttagtgcagTGGGAGAAGGTAAGTCCaattgtagaaggcaccatcacactagggatcgagtcccgctctCTACGAATGTATGAATTTGACTAATGGGTCGGCCAATTGTGCCCCAatgattgacaaaaaatatatatatatatttaactttagggTGAATTAGTGTAGTaaccaaaattgaaaatatatctaAGTATATAGCACACTAATTCAAAAAATTAAGTATATGACATAAGGGGTAGGAAAAATTACCAATGGGGGAGGGTGTTGATGGTTTGGAGGAGGTGGGGGTGGAGGGTGGCCGCCGGAGGTGGTGGCCGGAGATGGTGGTCGGAGTTGGTGGCCAGAGGTGGTTACCAGTGGTAGTGACAGGCGGTGGTGGCCAGAGTTGGTCGCCGGAGGTAGTGGCTGGCGGTGGGGCCAGAGGTGGTGGTCGAGGGTGATAACAAGGGGTTAgtcttataattattatagaaaatacaCACTATATCACGTTTATATGGTTAGTATAGCTACTGAATgaattataaaatctttttgGGTTATACTGTGCAATTTCCcttaactttatataataagatcaatttaaaaaaaaagataattattcaAGAAAATGTAAGATAATATATACGGAATAGATCCACAAGAAGCaattatatacacaaaattcaaaagtcaCCTTTAGCTAAAACTATATAATGTTTGTTGGTTTTAtgctttataaataaaactagattaggacccgcccgatgtgcgggtttacagtttttaaaataaaataaaatttaacaaaaaaatataaattaagtaagtaaaaactatctataaa is from Camelina sativa cultivar DH55 chromosome 20, Cs, whole genome shotgun sequence and encodes:
- the LOC104771477 gene encoding uncharacterized protein LOC104771477, whose protein sequence is MKSSTRLDSVAFQLTPTRTRCDLLVTANGKTEKIATGLLDPFLAHLKTAKDQLEKGGYSIILKPEASDNAAWFTKGTVERFVRFVSTPEVIERVYTLETEIIQIKEAIKIQNNCETALAVVGGNQRGKKADSMEGSRPLLQLNEEKAIVLYEPDSHPKQANRSTASDENSRAQVLKVLETRKIMLQKEQGMAFARAVAAGFETDDMIPLISFAKTFGATRLMDACLKFIDLWKKKHETGQWVEIEATEVIATQPNFSAMNESGIIFANGANMPGTPENSDAKSPTDNKPNGNQEYVQGQHPQPMYAPWPVHSPPGTFPVFQGYTMHGMPYYQSYPGASPYPSPYPSTDDSRRSSGQRKARKHHSSCSEDSESEDDEREKGKSGRRRKSGKVVIRNINYINSKKQDHSGTESDADDNHEEVARGECYNGKERATEGTEADTGDWQAFQTYLLQDADRDERTSDHMMEKEIAGKKRQGTGKYDPLAYDERESGKYQERDTSDIRNGSVTRRIRGSSDSFMVHHRGNGFENSSDPLNLNGFDNPGNGLDKRSSFIMDDDSYIVARGSAALDEAGRHKRNAIDIGSEISPCHQTDGNERKQVNYEPHDLSLIPERETEKLSAGYDPALEFGSKTLKKNNEAAGGAKKSAKDPKSRLSKDAADKRKASGPIRKGRPTKMSPLDEARARADKLRSFKADLQKMKKEKEEEERKRIEALKIERQKRIASKSNSTVSQSKLPAQQTRKPMLNKFSPGAPRASKFSDCEPGSLSPLQRLPRRTASLGSDDSLKFPKNSKQTSVSKSTGNMLARSISQLPPSKREILATGNRLTRSISPLPLSKRETRVSLDSQNKLVSRTRRLSEPKIGNNSVPSASMRPRRTVVSKKVSDAPEIKKLSAIVNYDIAKIASLPELKIKPAKGPTNVLVKGVEKIKSSASTIDQNGNKNKPLNRNDVDETPEIEKAVVMVLPSSARSISTDQVKYEKSSENSTIREGIDKDVIEAMQESGNDLVLVRLETLSDLVTETPKFLTSQSIIAKPYEAPHARVSSLENPCTVYSDCSQAPPPSLYSNESEQETVKVLVPEKKISEASEKSQTKESASKGLLKLLQFGKKSQSSSTSEHQTDSNSAVNSNEDYVPAVTGATTSEAFTLKNLISQDETPTAAASQKSSRHFSLLSPFKNKKVVS